In Rubrivirga sp. SAORIC476, the following proteins share a genomic window:
- a CDS encoding AarF/UbiB family protein — MTRRRLFPIVRTALGQFRAYRRFVRLSPGERAARLDVPERFVAALLDLGPTFVKLGQILSTRPDVLPAEYVAALEVLQERVPPFPFVEVHAVVERELGRSVETAFRSFDPEPVASASLAQVHFAVLPGGERVAVKLQRPGIRERMRADMEMLGRLVGWLARLSPRRAQRANLVEFFSEFRRYTLRELDFAEEGRTMDRFRRNFAGWEGLMTPEVFWDYTAPGVLTMERAEGLRLKDATERLTPLARERLVEQLIAVQMQMFVTDGLFHADLHPGNVFFGEDGTITLLDFGMVGALSEGERDHFVLYWLAVVQRQTRRAFYHFTWQTRPLPGADEAAFFSDFERLAERFYRSVLAETTITQVYLEMIASGYRHGFVFPSSLLLHAKAITTAEALTFTLAPDLHFDRVTRPVIARAFARRATDARRLRHHAGQLLPELLLTGEILPPEARDPFRENIEDAGSGPLWGEMLDGLLARLREAERGAGLLRVVVDPSARTVLRRHHPIAEVEALLDAGWRRYGEIESDTPVLDQIGPTFILHLAGAVRAMNQALVAAGHRPEEARELLYEIGWLVYTRMGEGPFLVASAFTDDPRKKMEVATRLFRGFPFGPPAYQWRDVEAGEHPAGAGQAVVAFDCLQCPVAEYFVRHGEGDLCYGTFCRLDFPLAEQWGGRLERTGTLAIGAPVCDFRWVLDEVPDL, encoded by the coding sequence ATGACCCGTCGTCGCCTATTTCCCATCGTGCGGACGGCCCTCGGGCAGTTCCGCGCCTACCGCCGCTTCGTCCGGCTGAGCCCGGGGGAGCGGGCCGCACGGCTCGACGTGCCCGAGCGGTTCGTGGCCGCGCTGCTCGACCTGGGACCGACGTTTGTCAAGCTCGGCCAGATCCTCAGCACGCGGCCCGACGTGCTCCCGGCGGAGTACGTCGCCGCACTCGAAGTGCTTCAGGAGCGGGTGCCACCGTTCCCCTTCGTCGAGGTCCACGCCGTCGTCGAGCGCGAGCTCGGCCGTAGCGTGGAAACGGCGTTCCGCTCGTTTGATCCCGAGCCGGTGGCGTCGGCCTCGCTGGCGCAGGTTCACTTCGCCGTCCTTCCGGGCGGCGAGCGCGTCGCCGTCAAGTTGCAGCGCCCCGGTATCCGCGAGCGGATGCGCGCCGACATGGAGATGCTCGGCCGTCTCGTCGGGTGGCTCGCCCGGCTCTCGCCACGCCGCGCGCAGCGGGCGAACCTCGTGGAGTTCTTTTCCGAGTTCCGGCGCTACACGCTCCGCGAGCTCGACTTCGCCGAGGAGGGCCGCACGATGGACCGCTTCCGGCGCAACTTCGCAGGGTGGGAGGGGCTCATGACCCCGGAGGTGTTCTGGGACTACACCGCCCCCGGCGTCCTGACGATGGAGCGGGCCGAGGGGCTCCGGCTGAAGGATGCCACCGAGCGCCTCACCCCGTTGGCGCGGGAGCGGCTCGTCGAGCAGCTCATCGCCGTGCAGATGCAGATGTTCGTCACCGACGGCCTCTTCCACGCCGACCTCCACCCCGGCAACGTCTTCTTCGGTGAGGACGGCACGATCACGCTCCTCGACTTCGGGATGGTCGGGGCACTGAGCGAGGGCGAGCGCGACCACTTCGTGCTCTACTGGCTGGCTGTCGTCCAGCGCCAGACGCGGAGGGCGTTCTACCACTTCACGTGGCAGACGCGCCCGCTCCCCGGTGCCGACGAGGCCGCGTTCTTCTCCGACTTCGAGCGGCTCGCCGAGCGGTTCTACCGCTCCGTCCTCGCCGAGACGACGATCACGCAGGTCTACCTGGAGATGATCGCGAGCGGCTACCGCCACGGGTTCGTCTTCCCGAGCAGCCTCCTCCTCCACGCCAAGGCCATCACGACGGCCGAGGCGCTCACGTTCACCCTCGCCCCGGACCTCCACTTCGACCGCGTGACGCGGCCCGTCATCGCGCGGGCCTTCGCCCGGCGCGCCACCGACGCGCGGCGGCTCCGGCACCACGCCGGGCAGCTCCTCCCGGAGCTCCTGCTGACGGGCGAGATCCTGCCCCCCGAGGCCCGCGACCCGTTCCGCGAGAACATCGAGGATGCCGGGTCTGGCCCGCTGTGGGGCGAGATGCTCGACGGGCTGCTCGCTCGCCTCCGCGAGGCCGAGCGGGGGGCCGGACTCCTCCGCGTCGTCGTGGACCCGAGCGCGCGGACGGTGCTCCGGCGTCATCACCCCATCGCTGAAGTCGAGGCGCTCCTCGACGCGGGGTGGCGGCGCTATGGCGAGATCGAGTCGGACACCCCCGTGCTGGACCAGATCGGCCCCACGTTCATCCTCCACCTGGCCGGGGCCGTGCGGGCGATGAACCAGGCCCTCGTGGCGGCGGGGCACCGCCCGGAGGAGGCGCGGGAGCTGCTCTACGAGATCGGCTGGCTCGTCTACACCCGGATGGGGGAGGGGCCGTTCCTCGTCGCGAGCGCGTTCACGGACGACCCCCGTAAGAAGATGGAGGTCGCCACGCGGCTCTTCCGCGGCTTCCCCTTCGGCCCACCCGCCTACCAGTGGCGCGACGTAGAGGCGGGAGAGCACCCCGCTGGTGCGGGGCAGGCTGTCGTCGCGTTCGACTGCTTGCAGTGCCCGGTGGCCGAGTACTTCGTACGGCACGGCGAGGGCGACCTCTGCTACGGCACCTTCTGCCGGCTCGACTTCCCCCTGGCCGAACAGTGGGGCGGGCGGCTCGAACGCACCGGCACCCTCGCCATCGGCGCTCCGGTGTGCGACTTCCGGTGGGTGCTGGACGAGGTGCCCGACCTGTAG